In one Brassica oleracea var. oleracea cultivar TO1000 chromosome C9, BOL, whole genome shotgun sequence genomic region, the following are encoded:
- the LOC106316824 gene encoding AT-hook motif nuclear-localized protein 6-like isoform X2: MSPSGVITVKGDETLAPRTEFQQNPSFLPSVGPTMVVSPLPPAPATVTPGSAAAAPPPSISSAGTDLTKKKRGRPRKYAPDGSLNPRASRPTLSPTPISSSIPFSGDYHHHSHWKRGKAHQQPVEFIKRSNKFEYEISPAPPPAGLSCYMGANFTTHQFTVNAGEDVTMNVMPYSQGSRAICILSATGTISNVTLRQPTTSGGTLTYEGRFEILSLSGSFMPTDNGGTKGRSGGMSISLAGPNGKIVGGGLAGMLIAAGPVQVIMGSFIVMHQAEQTQKKKPRIMEASPPPPQPQQQPPTFTITTVNSTSPAVATVEEPKQQTYGGGGTMRPLSQMPSSFHNDSITTTYHGYGNMNAGATNKEEDDYENGGDDDSGDTRSLSNSG, encoded by the exons ATGAGTCCAAGTGGGGTCATCACAGTTAAGGGAGATGAAACTTTGGCACCAAGAACAGAGTTTCAACAAAACCCTAGCTTTCTTCCATCCGTGGGACCCACGATGGTGGTATCTCCTCTCCCTCCGGCTCCAGCCACTGTGACTCCTGGCTCAGCCGCTGCAGCGCCTCCGCCATCAATCTCTAGCGCAGGGACAGATCTGACAAAGAAGAAGAGAGGGAGGCCGAGAAAATACGCTCCAGATGGTAGTCTGAACCCTAGGGCCTCGAGACCAACTCTGTCTCCGACTCCAATCTCATCTTCCATTCCATTCTCTGGAGATTATCATCATCATTCTCACTGGAAACGAGGAAAGGCTCATCAGCAACCTGTTGAATTCATCAAGAGATCTAACAAGTTTGAGTATGAAATCAGCCCAG CTCCTCCTCCTGCTGGGCTATCATGCTATATGGGTGCAAATTTTACAACACATCAGTTTACTGTCAATGCTGGCGAG GATGTAACGATGAATGTTATGCCGTATTCACAAGGCTCTCGAGCTATATGCATTCTTTCTGCTACTGGTACCATCTCTAATGTCACACTTCGTCAACCCACCACTTCAGGAGGCACTCTTACATATGAG GGTCGATTTGAGATACTTTCTTTATCGGGTTCCTTTATGCCTACCGATAACGGTGGAACCAAAGGCCGGTCCGGGGGTATGAGCATTTCTTTAGCCGGACCAAACGGTAAAATCGTCGGCGGTGGCCTTGCTGGTATGCTCATAGCGGCCGGTCCTGTCCAG GTGATAATGGGAAGTTTCATTGTGATGCATCAAGCAGAACAAACTCAGAAGAAGAAACCTAGAATCATGGAGGCTTCTCCTCCTCCACCACAACCACAACAACAACCTCCTACTTTCACTATCACCACTGTGAATTCCACTTCTCCTGCGGTGGCCACCGTAGAGGAGCCAAAACAACAAACCTACGGTGGTGGTGGTACAATGAGACCGTTGTCTCAAATGCCTTCTTCTTTCCACAACGATAGTATCACAACGACCTATCATGGATATGGGAATATGAACGCTGGTGCTACTAATAAAGAAGAAGATGACTATGAAAATGGTGGGGATGATGATTCCGGCGATACTAGGAGCCTATCTAATAGTGGTTGA
- the LOC106316824 gene encoding AT-hook motif nuclear-localized protein 6-like isoform X1 produces MEEKGGMSPSGVITVKGDETLAPRTEFQQNPSFLPSVGPTMVVSPLPPAPATVTPGSAAAAPPPSISSAGTDLTKKKRGRPRKYAPDGSLNPRASRPTLSPTPISSSIPFSGDYHHHSHWKRGKAHQQPVEFIKRSNKFEYEISPAPPPAGLSCYMGANFTTHQFTVNAGEDVTMNVMPYSQGSRAICILSATGTISNVTLRQPTTSGGTLTYEGRFEILSLSGSFMPTDNGGTKGRSGGMSISLAGPNGKIVGGGLAGMLIAAGPVQVIMGSFIVMHQAEQTQKKKPRIMEASPPPPQPQQQPPTFTITTVNSTSPAVATVEEPKQQTYGGGGTMRPLSQMPSSFHNDSITTTYHGYGNMNAGATNKEEDDYENGGDDDSGDTRSLSNSG; encoded by the exons ATGGAGGAGAAAGGTGGAATGAGTCCAAGTGGGGTCATCACAGTTAAGGGAGATGAAACTTTGGCACCAAGAACAGAGTTTCAACAAAACCCTAGCTTTCTTCCATCCGTGGGACCCACGATGGTGGTATCTCCTCTCCCTCCGGCTCCAGCCACTGTGACTCCTGGCTCAGCCGCTGCAGCGCCTCCGCCATCAATCTCTAGCGCAGGGACAGATCTGACAAAGAAGAAGAGAGGGAGGCCGAGAAAATACGCTCCAGATGGTAGTCTGAACCCTAGGGCCTCGAGACCAACTCTGTCTCCGACTCCAATCTCATCTTCCATTCCATTCTCTGGAGATTATCATCATCATTCTCACTGGAAACGAGGAAAGGCTCATCAGCAACCTGTTGAATTCATCAAGAGATCTAACAAGTTTGAGTATGAAATCAGCCCAG CTCCTCCTCCTGCTGGGCTATCATGCTATATGGGTGCAAATTTTACAACACATCAGTTTACTGTCAATGCTGGCGAG GATGTAACGATGAATGTTATGCCGTATTCACAAGGCTCTCGAGCTATATGCATTCTTTCTGCTACTGGTACCATCTCTAATGTCACACTTCGTCAACCCACCACTTCAGGAGGCACTCTTACATATGAG GGTCGATTTGAGATACTTTCTTTATCGGGTTCCTTTATGCCTACCGATAACGGTGGAACCAAAGGCCGGTCCGGGGGTATGAGCATTTCTTTAGCCGGACCAAACGGTAAAATCGTCGGCGGTGGCCTTGCTGGTATGCTCATAGCGGCCGGTCCTGTCCAG GTGATAATGGGAAGTTTCATTGTGATGCATCAAGCAGAACAAACTCAGAAGAAGAAACCTAGAATCATGGAGGCTTCTCCTCCTCCACCACAACCACAACAACAACCTCCTACTTTCACTATCACCACTGTGAATTCCACTTCTCCTGCGGTGGCCACCGTAGAGGAGCCAAAACAACAAACCTACGGTGGTGGTGGTACAATGAGACCGTTGTCTCAAATGCCTTCTTCTTTCCACAACGATAGTATCACAACGACCTATCATGGATATGGGAATATGAACGCTGGTGCTACTAATAAAGAAGAAGATGACTATGAAAATGGTGGGGATGATGATTCCGGCGATACTAGGAGCCTATCTAATAGTGGTTGA